In Nitrosococcus oceani ATCC 19707, the following proteins share a genomic window:
- a CDS encoding sensor histidine kinase, whose protein sequence is MIKSMRAKTYRPGRFYWVRPNSFITLILGGFLLVAVPLSAGLIFAAVQMEYLARQSAVAVYKSVQVTQGSRILVQQLIAMERAARQFQVLDDPALYQAYMANRRKFRDILEQMLELPLSEAQRQGFDSLAREESAIYDVLSVYTLNSEAGKQAADQFLGLARQARALLADSNQLVGEEVDALQETAREAQKSLFWQALGLIPAAGLLAVLFTFLIRGYFRQLDKSIRRLGNGDFDTPIEVTGPRDLEVLGQQLDWLRCRLVELEETKVKFLRHVSHELKTPLAALREGSELLCDQVIGRLSAQQLEVARILRSNSLRLQKLIEDMLRFNLAGTNQIERVPEVVRLDQLIKIVLSDHIPTSLSKQVKFLVDLDPVKIFGDQERLKIIIDNLISNALKYSPPGSSVEIKLTQEEGQACLEVHDSGSGVAPEDSARIFDSFYQGKAQPSGPVKGTGLGLSIVREIVFAHGGNIELVKESRKGAHFRVTLPLAVEERRP, encoded by the coding sequence TTGATCAAATCAATGCGGGCTAAAACATACCGACCGGGACGCTTCTATTGGGTACGCCCAAACTCTTTTATTACTTTGATTTTGGGTGGATTTTTGCTTGTAGCGGTACCCTTATCCGCTGGCCTTATTTTTGCGGCCGTTCAAATGGAATATTTAGCGCGCCAAAGCGCGGTAGCTGTTTATAAAAGCGTCCAGGTGACTCAAGGAAGCAGGATCTTGGTACAGCAGCTTATTGCTATGGAACGGGCTGCAAGACAGTTCCAGGTGCTAGATGATCCCGCGCTGTATCAGGCTTATATGGCTAATCGGCGTAAATTCAGGGATATACTAGAGCAAATGTTAGAATTACCGCTTAGCGAGGCGCAGCGGCAGGGGTTTGACTCCCTAGCGCGGGAGGAAAGTGCTATTTACGATGTCTTGAGTGTTTATACATTAAACTCTGAGGCTGGCAAACAAGCGGCTGATCAGTTTTTGGGGTTGGCGCGGCAGGCCCGGGCTTTGCTAGCGGACAGCAACCAATTGGTAGGCGAGGAGGTAGATGCTTTACAAGAGACGGCGCGAGAGGCTCAGAAATCGCTTTTTTGGCAGGCTCTAGGTCTTATCCCCGCGGCAGGGTTGTTGGCTGTTTTATTTACGTTCTTGATTAGGGGGTATTTTCGCCAACTTGATAAATCTATCAGGCGCCTTGGTAATGGGGATTTCGATACGCCTATTGAGGTAACTGGTCCACGGGATCTGGAAGTGCTAGGACAACAGCTGGATTGGCTACGCTGCCGTTTGGTCGAGCTAGAAGAAACCAAGGTAAAATTTCTCCGGCATGTTTCTCATGAACTTAAAACACCACTGGCAGCCCTGCGTGAAGGATCGGAATTGCTCTGCGATCAAGTCATTGGTCGTTTGAGCGCGCAGCAGCTGGAAGTAGCCCGGATTTTGCGCAGTAATAGCCTGCGTTTACAGAAATTAATTGAAGATATGCTCCGGTTTAATTTGGCTGGTACTAATCAAATCGAGCGTGTCCCCGAAGTAGTGCGGCTGGATCAGTTGATTAAAATTGTATTGAGTGATCACATCCCGACTAGCCTGTCAAAGCAGGTTAAGTTTCTCGTGGATTTGGATCCGGTAAAAATTTTTGGTGACCAGGAACGTTTGAAAATTATCATTGATAATCTCATCTCTAACGCTCTTAAATATTCACCACCTGGCAGTTCAGTGGAAATTAAACTAACTCAGGAAGAGGGCCAAGCTTGCCTGGAGGTGCATGACTCAGGCTCTGGTGTTGCCCCTGAAGATAGCGCACGGATATTTGATTCCTTTTATCAAGGTAAAGCGCAGCCATCAGGCCCTGTCAAGGGGACTGGCCTCGGGCTTTCAATTGTGAGGGAAATCGTGTTCGCCCACGGGGGCAATATCGAGCTTGTCAAGGAAAGCCGAAAGGGCGCGCATTTTCGGGTAACCTTGCCCCTGGCGGTAGAGGAGCGGCGTCCATGA
- a CDS encoding choice-of-anchor N protein, which translates to MTSTVHAVPTLQVGVPGGVGEGAYGDYQGSTFNPVEEDTAITNGNSLFVAGVYKPNTRFLGGQFSGGDNWSDFGYDSSFDTRGAVLLAAVPDGTLSAADASLTINGLGSFFRLPNLGSLFPNRHDPLKDDISDFLFYDIGDFAKNSGAVPNFADETGAADGEIKTLTIAGASGLDWIHFDVLALETRQQGGGRFRTSLANNPGSHDVTWNQGGGGLQQIPEPSVLALFGVGFLGLGFCRRYRLH; encoded by the coding sequence ATGACTTCTACCGTCCATGCTGTTCCGACCTTGCAAGTCGGTGTTCCCGGCGGCGTCGGTGAAGGAGCGTATGGGGATTATCAGGGAAGCACATTCAATCCGGTAGAAGAAGACACCGCCATTACCAATGGAAATAGTCTTTTTGTGGCGGGTGTTTACAAGCCCAATACGCGATTTCTAGGAGGACAGTTTTCAGGGGGGGATAACTGGAGTGATTTTGGCTATGACAGCAGTTTTGATACTCGTGGAGCCGTATTGCTAGCCGCGGTTCCTGACGGCACCCTGAGCGCAGCTGATGCCAGTTTAACAATTAATGGTTTAGGGTCATTCTTTAGGTTGCCGAATCTGGGCAGTCTTTTCCCTAACCGCCATGATCCCCTCAAAGATGATATTTCGGATTTCCTGTTTTATGATATTGGCGATTTTGCTAAAAATAGCGGGGCTGTCCCTAATTTTGCGGATGAAACGGGGGCAGCGGATGGGGAAATCAAAACCCTTACCATCGCTGGCGCCAGTGGCCTGGATTGGATCCATTTTGATGTGCTAGCCCTGGAAACCCGTCAGCAAGGCGGGGGCAGGTTTAGAACCTCCTTGGCCAATAACCCTGGATCCCATGATGTAACTTGGAATCAAGGCGGTGGAGGGTTGCAACAAATTCCTGAGCCCAGCGTCCTCGCCCTTTTTGGCGTTGGTTTTCTAGGCTTGGGTTTCTGTAGGCGTTATCGTCTGCATTAA
- a CDS encoding sigma 54-interacting transcriptional regulator produces MTENNRVLLVDDDCDLLSLLSIRLENGGYEPVRAESGEEALAQVELARPQAVITDLRMGGMDGMALADCIHRKNPALPVIILTAHGSIPDAVQATKNGVFAFLTKPYNSRELLSQLEKALRVSGICRDLEETTPESWREEIVTRSPLMEDLLSQARLVAESEASICLRGDSGTGKELLAKAIHKASPRSKQPFIAVNCAAIPELLLESELFGHAKGAFTGATRDHPGLFQAAHGGTLFLDEIGDMPVALQVKLLRALQEQQVRPVGNTSTVSVDVRIISATHKDLDAEVRDGNFREDLYYRLNVVILEIPSLAERREDILFLANHFLHTFRRGSKKNIRGFSAEAIELLVSAPWPGNVRQLCNVVEQTVVLSTTPIISAKLVKKALRQQSGQFPSFADARRQFEQEYLAGLLKITDGNVTRASRLARRNRTDFYKLLQRHTLDPADFKPAKSQ; encoded by the coding sequence ATGACTGAAAATAACAGAGTTTTATTGGTAGATGATGATTGTGATTTGTTGTCGTTGCTCTCCATTCGTTTAGAGAACGGTGGCTATGAACCTGTTCGAGCGGAAAGCGGAGAAGAAGCGTTAGCCCAGGTAGAGCTGGCCCGTCCCCAAGCCGTGATCACGGATTTGCGAATGGGAGGCATGGATGGGATGGCGCTAGCGGATTGCATTCACCGGAAAAATCCGGCATTACCGGTGATTATTCTTACCGCCCATGGTTCCATCCCCGATGCGGTGCAGGCTACTAAAAATGGGGTTTTTGCTTTTCTGACCAAGCCTTATAATAGCCGGGAGCTATTGAGTCAATTGGAAAAGGCACTTCGTGTTTCAGGTATTTGCCGCGACTTGGAAGAAACCACCCCGGAGAGTTGGCGCGAGGAAATTGTCACCCGCAGCCCGTTGATGGAGGATCTGCTCAGCCAGGCCCGACTGGTGGCCGAAAGCGAGGCCAGCATTTGTTTACGGGGCGATAGTGGAACAGGTAAGGAATTACTGGCTAAAGCTATTCACAAGGCGAGCCCGCGCAGTAAGCAGCCTTTTATTGCCGTTAACTGCGCGGCGATTCCGGAGTTATTGTTGGAATCTGAGTTATTTGGTCACGCCAAGGGTGCATTTACTGGCGCCACCCGGGATCATCCAGGATTATTTCAGGCTGCCCATGGTGGTACATTATTTTTAGATGAAATTGGCGATATGCCGGTTGCGCTCCAGGTAAAATTGCTGCGGGCACTACAAGAGCAGCAAGTACGGCCGGTAGGAAACACCTCTACGGTAAGCGTGGATGTGCGCATTATCTCGGCCACCCACAAAGATCTGGATGCGGAGGTGCGGGATGGAAACTTCCGGGAGGATCTTTATTACCGGCTTAATGTTGTGATCTTGGAAATTCCCTCTCTCGCTGAACGGCGGGAAGATATTCTGTTTCTTGCCAATCATTTCTTACACACCTTTCGGCGTGGAAGCAAAAAAAACATTCGAGGATTCTCGGCTGAGGCAATTGAGCTATTGGTTAGCGCCCCTTGGCCGGGCAATGTCCGTCAGTTATGTAATGTGGTGGAGCAAACCGTGGTTTTGTCAACCACGCCTATCATTTCCGCCAAACTGGTAAAAAAAGCGCTGCGTCAGCAGTCAGGCCAATTTCCTTCCTTTGCTGATGCGCGGAGGCAATTCGAGCAGGAATATCTTGCGGGTCTACTTAAAATTACCGATGGTAATGTGACTCGGGCGTCCCGGTTAGCCCGGCGTAATCGCACCGATTTTTATAAGCTTCTCCAACGTCATACTTTGGATCCTGCCGATTTTAAGCCTGCCAAATCTCAGTGA